Part of the Deltaproteobacteria bacterium genome, TCTCGCAAAAGGAAGGGAGGCGATGGGGGCGAGGTTGGTGTGTTTCCATTGTTCGTCCTTGACCGACGGAAAACCGGTTTTGGCGAAACGTTCGATGGCCTTTCTGCGAAGGACGCCAAGCCACGCCGGCTCGGACGGTGTTTGCGCCGCCTCGAATTGCTTCACGTAATTGTCGATTTCTTTTTGCATATTGTTCAAATCCCCCCCAACCCCCCTTTTTCAAAGGGGGGCGAGGGGGGATTTTCACACGCTCATGACGCCGCCCGGTTGCGCCTCTACCCACCCGTACCCCTCCTTTTCCAGCGTAAGCGCCAGTTCCTTGCCGCCAGATTTCACGATTTTTCCCTTCGAGAGCACATGGACAAAATCGGGGACGATGTAATTCAGGAGCCGCTGGTAGTGGGTGATCACCAGCATTCCCCGTTTATTGCCGCGGAGGGAGTTGACGCCGCCGGCCACGACCCGGAGGGCGTCGATATCCAGTCCGGAATCGGTTTCATCAAGGATGGCAAGCAGAGGATCGAGCACCGCCATCTGAAAGATCTCGTTCCGCTTTTTTTCGCCTCCCGAAAAGCCCTCGTTCACGGGGCGGTTCAACAGGGTTTCTGTCATCTCGACCGTCTTCATTTTTTCACGCACCAGTTTCAGGAAATCCATCGCGTCCAGTTCCGGCAGTCCTTGATGTTTGCGGATGGCGTTCAACGCCGCCTTTAAAAAGTACTGACTGCTGACCCCGGGGATTTCGACGGGGTACTGAAAGGCGAGAAAAATCCCCTCCCGGGCGCGCTCCTCGGGCGGCATCTTCAGGAGATTTTTCCCCTCGTAAAAAACCTCCCCCCCGGTAACCTCATACCCGCCTCGCCCCGCCAGAATATGGGCCAGCGTGCTTTTTCCCGACCCGTTGGGGCCCATGACGGCATGGACCTCGCCGGCATTGATGGCCAGCGTGATGCCGTTCAATATTTCCTTGCCGCTTACCCTGGCGTGGAGATCTTTGATTTGGAGTAAACAAGACATTAATTAGCCCACGGCTCCTTCGAGACTCACCCCGAGAAGCTTCTGCGCCTCCACCGCGAATTCCATCGGGAGTTCCCTGAAAACCTGTTTGCAAAAGCCGTTGACGATCATCGAGACGGCGTCTTCCTCCCCGATGCCGCGGGACTTGAGGTAGAAGAGCTGGTCTTCGCTGATCTTCGAGGTGGTGGCCTCATGCTCCATCTGCGCCGTGGGATTTTTGATTTCGATGCAGGGGAAGGTGTGGGCCCCGCATTTATCGCCCAGGAGCAGGGAATCACATTGGGAGTAATTGCGGGCGCCGCTGGCGCCTTTTTGAACCCTGACCAGGCCGCGGTAGGAGTTCTGTCCGTGCCCGGCGGAAATTCCCTTCGAGATGATGGTGCTCCGGCTGTTTTTGCCGATGT contains:
- the sufC gene encoding Fe-S cluster assembly ATPase SufC, which encodes MSCLLQIKDLHARVSGKEILNGITLAINAGEVHAVMGPNGSGKSTLAHILAGRGGYEVTGGEVFYEGKNLLKMPPEERAREGIFLAFQYPVEIPGVSSQYFLKAALNAIRKHQGLPELDAMDFLKLVREKMKTVEMTETLLNRPVNEGFSGGEKKRNEIFQMAVLDPLLAILDETDSGLDIDALRVVAGGVNSLRGNKRGMLVITHYQRLLNYIVPDFVHVLSKGKIVKSGGKELALTLEKEGYGWVEAQPGGVMSV